CCACCTAGTGGTAACGCTAAAAGGAACACTACCCGGAACTCTCGTGTAGTGAACAGACCTATGCCAATTATTATTCCTCAACTACAGATGGTTGTGACCGGATCATTTAGTGAAGTATCAGGTGATTATCCATCCTATCAAGAACATCACAAAAGTTCTGATGGGAAGGGGGAGAAGGGGGAAGGGAGTAGCggtgtaaagaagaaaaaaaaggcttTTTAGGCCTAtttagaaagaagaaagaaaaaaatgagaagaaaaaatcaaagaagtgaagaagaagaagaagatgaaattttctagggttttatattttttttgtgtttttttcttaACAGAATCTTAATTAATATTATCATACTGCATTGTATTAGATTACAATTTTAAAATTTGGTGGATCGTATGATGGATGATCATATGTCTAACACTTCCTAAACTCTCACAAAAAAACAATTTGATCATTTTTATAGATTGGAGATTAGGAATTCCTGACAAATGTGCCTGCTACATTCCAACAATGTCCTTTAGTTTTGTTATATAAGGAGGTATATTAGGAGGTATCAAACTTTTAGCACATATAATGGGAGTAATCATTAACTTCTTAAccaagcatataaaattaacattaATAAACCTAACCTTCTAGtgtcataaataaataaaatttcatcataggacaaaagaaaaaagaaaaaaaaatgaggaaAGTGCgtagagcaaaaaaaaaacaaagagagaAAGGAAGGATGAGTTGTCCTTACATTTAATCCTACGTTTTTTGGTTACAAAATACGTGGGAGAAGTTTTTGTTCGAAGAAGGGATTATTTTAGAACATGAAAagaggaaaagagaaaaatacgGAAGTTGTGTGTGTTGGTTAAATTTCAGAATATCTAAACATAATCCAACGACACAAATATCATTActatcttttcttttattttctatggATTCCTCATTTCTaaggttgttttttattttggttgTTGCTGAAGAAGAGATAATTCATAATCTTCTTCTGCAACACTATTTCACAATTTTTCCAAGGTGTCTCTGTCTTTataagaaaaattaaataaagaATTCTCATTCGATTGATTTATTCTAAATTCTGATTTTATGTTTCTGTTTACAGGAATTTCAATGTGAAAGTGCAATTCTTTGATCCAGGAAGACCTCGGGTAATTACAatatgacttttttttttaatttgaaatttgtaagagagataaaattggaattaaaattttaaaactgTACGTTCTTGTATTGGTGATTAGCAGTGAAATATAAAAGCCACGTAAATATGAAACtatgacctttttttttttgctttgctgGTTGTGCACCATTATGCAAAAtaaatatttatcttttttatattggCGGGGGAGACAAAATGTTGTCTAGCCGTATATGGAGAAAACACACGCCCAATTAGATAACTAAAGGCTTAGGAATGGTTGCTTATGGTCGCCTAAAAGAACAGTACAAGGTTCTTCAGGGAACGCGCATTATTAGTGCATTTTTGACATCTAACTATATGACCTATGTAACGACAATTGCTGCAGTTTAAGGTTGGTAATTTTGAGTGTTGCCTAAGTGGCACCTAATAGAGGTAGTTTTCTTACCTTAGACTTCCTTAACACCCGTAACGACATATAAAATGATGATatatattttgttcattttttgtaATTGTAATATTTCTTACTTTGAACTAATGAATGACAATGGCAGGTTTGTTATATATTTTTGTGGTTCTGGGATCTGATTCAAAGGCCAATTTGTCACAATGGGTGGTTGTGTATCAACTCATGGCACAAAAGTTGATTCCAGAAGGAGGCATGGTGTCAGACCAAAGCTCAAAAAGCGTCGTGGGAGGATTTCTTCCACTGCTAACACACCTAGGAAATCAATCAGTAATGTGGGAAATTTGGGAGATTTCACAAATTGTGATGTTGTACATGTAGATTTTCAGACTGGAGCAAGAAAATCTGAGGTTTCCAATTTGACATTTCATCTCACACAGTTACAGTGGCACCATGGTCAGATTGATGGAGAAGGTAATTTTTCTGTGTTGCATCGTTTTTCGCAGGTGTTTTAAGTAAAAAAAAGGTGATTGCTCGTTTACATTCCCACTTGAAACATAAGTGATACATATTCATACAACAAATAATTTTTTTGATACACTAGCGGTGTCCCTTCATTTTAAACTCATTATTCTTCACATGACACTTTAGACTTTTAGCAAATGTAAAATTGAATTTGGTGTTTCAACGTTAGATAACATGATTCTCTTTTATATGATAATAAGTATTGATAGTGATATTGTAATTAACGTTGCATTTTTTTTCATACGGGATAGTTTGTCAAGATGAAGCTTGGTTTGATTCTACCAGTATTCTTGATTCTGACTCTGATGAGGACTTTATCAGCGTTCATGGAGGTAATTCATCTTATTATTTTATCAACTTATGAATATAGGAAATAAAATCCGTATTTCAGATAATACTTTTAAGGAATGTTGATTtagtaataaaataaatttttgagTTCCTAATCCTTAACTAAGTTAGGAAATTTCCCGCAGATTGTTTTCCATCTGTAGGCAATTGTATCGGTAACATCTCCAGTAGTCAAGTTTGTCCTTATGAGACTCAACGCATTTTGGATACAAGACGCACGTACGGGGAATACTACGAAAGTCATTACCTGAAAATTGATGGAAGTAAAACTGAGAAGTTCACTAAAGATGGTTTGTCCGAAACTGATGGATTTGTTGTAACTACAAAAGGGTATGAGTTTTCTTGCTTAGCAAAAGCTGAGGATGTTTGCGGGAAAGAGGATAAACGTGATTCTGTAGATAAAAATCAAGAAAATGCACCTAAAACTCTTCTACGTAGATTAATTCCTTCGGTAAGTTTTAATGACAAAAATCTACATCATCCAAACACAACTCCACTATCTCAAAAGATGAAGTCAGCCGTTCTTAGACTCTCTTTTAAGAGGAAATCCTGCTCTGAACCAGATGAAAATGCTAATGGTAAGAAGcttatttgtttttattaaatCGTCTATTTTACAAATGAAATCTTAGAGAATATCTATTCTTTATCCACAACATGAGCTAATGGATGTAGTATTACTTCTATTCAGGTGCAGAAAAGAGATTCTTATATCGACCTCGAGCAGGACATACCATTCCTTATTCCAAAATAGAAAATCCCTTGGAAGGATCTTGGTCTCCTCTTGCACCTTCAATTTTTAAACTTCGTGGTACTAACTATTTTAAGTAAGTTGTTACCTTCTTCTCCAGTTTTACAAATTGTGTAATATTCAATAAATGTTTTTCAGATATATTTAGGTGAACTAACCATCTGAAATTTATAATACAATACGTAGAGACAAGAAAAAATCATTTGCCCCAGATTATAGCCCTTACATCCCTATTGGAGTTGACCTCTTTGTGTGCCCTCGAAAAGTACATCACATTGCTCAACATCTTGAGCTTC
This portion of the Papaver somniferum cultivar HN1 chromosome 11, ASM357369v1, whole genome shotgun sequence genome encodes:
- the LOC113321419 gene encoding uncharacterized protein LOC113321419, which gives rise to MGGCVSTHGTKVDSRRRHGVRPKLKKRRGRISSTANTPRKSISNVGNLGDFTNCDVVHVDFQTGARKSEVSNLTFHLTQLQWHHGQIDGEVCQDEAWFDSTSILDSDSDEDFISVHGDCFPSVGNCIGNISSSQVCPYETQRILDTRRTYGEYYESHYLKIDGSKTEKFTKDGLSETDGFVVTTKGYEFSCLAKAEDVCGKEDKRDSVDKNQENAPKTLLRRLIPSVSFNDKNLHHPNTTPLSQKMKSAVLRLSFKRKSCSEPDENANGAEKRFLYRPRAGHTIPYSKIENPLEGSWSPLAPSIFKLRGTNYFKDKKKSFAPDYSPYIPIGVDLFVCPRKVHHIAQHLELPYVNTHDKVPSLLIVNIQLPTYAAAMFLGDSDGEGMSLVLYFKVSENFDEEISPHFKDCIMKLVEDEMEKVKGFTKECIVSYRERLKIMASVVNPDELNLNSTERKLVHAYNEKPVLSRPQHNFYRGSNYFEIDLDIHRFSYISRKGLDSFRDRLKNGILDLGLTIQAQNPEELPEKVLCCVRLSKIDFVNHGQIPTIMTLNDD